The DNA region GCTTCATCAAGTAAGGAATTTTTTGAAGCAAGTTTCTCAAGTCGTTAATATTCTTGCTATTTTTCTCCTCCCGTGttaattttcttattcttctgcTAATTTTCCAGATGTTGTATGAGAGAATACAATCAGCAAAGAAACATTCAGAAAAGAAGTGGAAGGCTCCGGATAACACAACTCCTGATTCTTATCCCAGGTGATTTATCTTCCAATTTAACGTCTTTGTACTGAAAAATGGTTCGTTACTGATTTTGGAAGCATAACACTTTTAGGTTCATAGATGCACTCTATAATTTACTTGACGGCTCTAGTGACAATACAAAGTTTGAAGATGAATGCCGAGCTATTTTTGGAGCACAGTCATATGTTCTCTTCACATTGGACAAGTTAGTTCAGAAGTTTGTTAAGCATGTAAGCAAAATTAGTGTATTGTCATCTCAACCCTCAACTTCCATTGCTCTTTTTTTATCTGACTCTTTCTTGACATTGGGATGGTTTGGATATGCTTCAGCTGCATGCTGTTGCAGCTGATGAGACAGACACCAAGCTTCGACAACTACATGCGTATGAGAACTACAGAAAACTGGGGAGATTCGTTGATCTAGTGTATCATGAGAATGCACGTGCCCTCCTCCATGAGGCAAACATATACCGGATCAGATATGTAGGTTTCTCTTAACTACGCATCTTTGTCCATTCAAATTCCATAATGTACTCTTATAACTTTGGAACTGATTGCAGTCATCAGCAAAAACACGTCTCTCTATTCAGCTTATGAACTGCGGGAATAACCAGCCTGAAGTAGCTGGTGTAGCCATGGAGCCGGATTTTGCAAAttatctacaaaaaaagtttctGACATCCGTCAATGATGATGAGAATCATGGACTGTTTTTGAAAAGGTGAAGGAAGTATGATAAAAGCATATGGTGTGtatgtgtaacatatatatatatatatatatatatatatattccttaggTCCACAGTAACATTTAACCATACTCGTGCAGGAACAAGGAGAAATTCACTAGTGTAAATGAATCTTCGGGGGATACAATTGCAATGGAAGGATTGAGTATTATTAACGAGATTGAATGTAAAATGGCTTGCAGTTCTTCAAAGGTACAACATATAATGAAACTCTTTTGTGTTGGGAAAACTTGCTGTCTAAAATGTACATTTGTGGATGGCTGAACCTTACTTTGCCAATGATTTAACTGCTGTAGGTGAAGTATGTAGCAAACACATCAGATCTTTTGTATAGAAGCAAACAGGGGAAACCGAATTCAAAGGGACCGAGGCTTAAAAGAGTTAGTGAAATTTCGAAACAGAGAAGAATATCGCGGTTTCACATTATGCTGAATTGCAAACTTTGTGCCTTGCCTCCTATATAAACTGGTACGTACTCAATTCTTCCATTAAATTTTCCCTCTTGCATCACATAAAGGCCGTGAGAATTTCCTTGATGTATTGCTTCTACATTTGCGATACTTAATCTTGTTTCAGGTGTGTTAGTGTTGAGGTTCCTGATGGTAGCGGCTCTTATGGCTCTTATAGGTTATGCAAAGCTTTTGGTGGTGGAGAAGTTTACTTGTTTTTGACGTGACATGAACTAGGATCGTATAGCTCATGATTCACTAGGCCACATTTGTTCTGTTTTGCGTTTGGAGCCTTACATTTTGGTGTATAGTTTTATCAGAATAGATGATACGGAAGTTGCCAAAATCGAAGACTCTAATTTTGTTCATTCATCATATACTTCCTTTTACATTTTATCTTAGAGAATGTGGAATAGTTTTtggatgaaaagaaaaataaacctaAATCAACTAAAATGTAAATCGAACGTAGCACCGTTCATATCCGATGAACAGTCCGGATCGGATCACCcaatccaaaatttattaaaaaaaggttaTCGACTAGTGCAATGGTAAAATAAAAGCTTTTACACAATAGACTTTGAAACAGAGTTGTGCATTTTAAATTAATAGATATAACTACCACCACCATGCCTAAAACTATTAACAAGAGATATtttaataatgtaaattaatttcaatttttaataatagaaGACACGCGTAGATCAACACCTAGTAAGCCTATATATGTAAAGCCATATTTTCCAAACTTGTAAGTACTCATAACATTACAAAGGCTTTCTATACTAACAAAACTAGTCAAAATGGCACACAGTGTCAATCTAGAATTGGGTCTAAGCCAATATGAAGATGATCCTTGGGTTCTAACGAAGAGGCTAACTGACTCTGATGTTTCCATTAAGGCTCAGCTCTATTTACCGAAACAACTGATGGAGCACTTTATAGTACCGGAGATGGGCAATGAGCTTGTCCAGAAATTGGCAGCTGGCATTGATGTCAAAGTCAGAGATGTTGACCGTATTGACCATTCTTACACCGTAAATCTTAAACTACGCAAAGACGGCCAGTATC from Camelina sativa cultivar DH55 chromosome 3, Cs, whole genome shotgun sequence includes:
- the LOC104768876 gene encoding B3 domain-containing protein At1g10455, with product MAHSVNLELGLSQYEDDPWVLTKRLTDSDVSIKAQLYLPKQLMEHFIVPEMGNELVQKLAAGIDVKVRDVDRIDHSYTVNLKLRKDGQYHFGKGWQLLKNTKGLIKGDFIGLYWDKLAGEFKFKHLKTGSPHMPSSSGKGETSTQEKEKQILK